In the Bradyrhizobium guangzhouense genome, one interval contains:
- a CDS encoding multicopper oxidase family protein yields MFSRRGFLGTAALVSASAVSGRVQAAAIPEAVQMDKAVMQPPLHPISGPDYRPVVTLNGWTLPFRMNGDWKEFHLVAEPVVREFAEGMKVNLWGYNGQSPGPTIEAVEGDKVRIFVTNRLPEYTTVHWHGMIVPSGMDGVGGLTQPHIQPGKTFVYEFEMRKSGTFMYHPHSDEMVQMAMGMMGMIVVHPRDPNFRPVDRDFVFVMSTYRVDPGTYLPRVNEMTDFNMWTWNARVFPGIDPVPVRLGDKVRVRIGNLSMTNHPIHLHGHSFAVTCTDGGWIPETAQYPETTTDVPVGAVRVFDVLADNPGDWAFHCHKSHHTMNAMGHDMRNMIGVSRKDLAKAVGKLAPDAMVMGQSGMAMGNMEMPAPDNTLPMMTGAGQFGSIEMGGMFTVMKIRKGLARDDYRDPGPYQFPQGTVAYEVASPAAEPVRQPAAPMPKMKM; encoded by the coding sequence ATGTTTTCCCGCCGAGGATTTTTGGGCACGGCCGCGCTCGTCAGCGCCTCGGCCGTCAGCGGACGCGTCCAGGCCGCAGCGATTCCGGAAGCCGTTCAAATGGACAAGGCGGTGATGCAGCCGCCGCTTCACCCGATCAGCGGCCCAGACTATCGCCCGGTCGTCACGCTCAACGGCTGGACCCTGCCGTTCCGAATGAACGGCGACTGGAAGGAGTTCCATCTCGTCGCCGAGCCCGTCGTGCGAGAGTTCGCCGAGGGCATGAAGGTCAATCTCTGGGGCTATAACGGCCAGTCGCCGGGCCCGACCATCGAAGCCGTCGAAGGCGACAAGGTCCGCATCTTCGTCACCAATCGCCTGCCCGAATACACCACCGTGCACTGGCACGGCATGATCGTGCCGAGCGGCATGGACGGCGTCGGCGGCTTGACCCAGCCGCACATCCAGCCCGGCAAGACCTTCGTCTACGAGTTCGAGATGAGGAAGAGCGGGACCTTCATGTACCACCCGCATTCCGACGAGATGGTGCAGATGGCGATGGGCATGATGGGCATGATCGTCGTCCACCCGCGCGATCCGAACTTCAGGCCCGTCGACCGCGACTTCGTCTTCGTGATGAGCACCTACCGGGTCGATCCCGGCACCTACCTGCCGCGGGTCAACGAAATGACCGATTTCAACATGTGGACATGGAATGCGCGGGTCTTTCCCGGCATCGATCCCGTGCCGGTCCGGCTCGGCGACAAGGTGCGCGTGCGCATCGGCAATCTCAGCATGACCAACCATCCGATCCACCTGCACGGCCACAGCTTTGCCGTGACCTGCACCGACGGCGGCTGGATTCCGGAGACCGCGCAATATCCGGAGACGACGACCGACGTGCCGGTCGGCGCGGTGCGCGTGTTCGACGTGCTTGCCGACAACCCCGGCGACTGGGCGTTCCACTGCCACAAATCCCATCACACCATGAACGCGATGGGCCACGACATGCGCAACATGATCGGCGTGTCGCGCAAGGATCTGGCCAAGGCGGTCGGCAAGCTCGCGCCCGATGCCATGGTGATGGGACAATCGGGCATGGCGATGGGCAACATGGAGATGCCCGCCCCCGACAACACGCTGCCGATGATGACGGGCGCCGGCCAGTTCGGCTCGATCGAGATGGGCGGCATGTTCACGGTGATGAAGATTCGCAAGGGGCTCGCGCGCGACGATTACCGCGACCCCGGCCCCTATCAATTCCCGCAAGGCACCGTCGCCTATGAGGTCGCTTCGCCCGCGGCGGAGCCCGTGCGGCAACCCGCCGCGCCGATGCCGAAGATGAAGATGTGA
- a CDS encoding TolC family protein — translation MAHHLARGLLVLAALGLCASSLAGCAAFSPDGGMTAVSELTSQTIKKDVAFVRTPEVADAVDARVRQLLSRTLTAETAVQIALLNNKGLQAAYNELALAETDLVEQSLPPNPVFSVSRISGNGASEIERQVVGDILALATLPFRSDIARERFRQAQLRAALATLRLAADVRRAYVRAVAGNEMVALLTDAKATAESTARLAVKLGETGSVNKLDQAREQVFYAETTADLATARQTATSAREKLARLMGLWDDGLDFRLPSALPSLPRQPQALPSIEADAVAHRIDLQIARLELTALAKSLDLTEATRFVTLLDLAGISRRTQDPEGSPFRERGFDVQFQIPIFDGGEVRVRQAAETYNLAFNRLTERAVNVRSEARDAYRVYRSTYDIASHYQREILPLRKIITEEMQLRFSSMQVDIFALLTEARQRLASLRGAIDARQNFFLAQSGLQTAVNGGGAAASGGDDPTNIAAAAPADGDH, via the coding sequence ATGGCACATCATTTGGCGCGAGGCCTGCTCGTTCTTGCCGCGCTCGGCCTCTGCGCATCCAGTCTTGCCGGCTGCGCCGCGTTCTCGCCCGATGGCGGCATGACGGCTGTCTCGGAGCTGACGAGCCAGACCATCAAGAAGGACGTCGCCTTCGTGCGAACGCCCGAGGTGGCCGACGCGGTCGATGCGCGCGTTCGCCAGCTGCTTTCGCGGACACTGACCGCGGAAACTGCCGTGCAGATTGCACTGCTCAACAACAAGGGGCTGCAAGCCGCCTATAACGAGCTGGCGCTCGCCGAGACCGATCTGGTCGAGCAGAGCCTGCCGCCCAATCCCGTGTTCTCGGTCTCGCGTATCTCGGGAAATGGCGCCAGCGAAATCGAACGCCAGGTGGTCGGCGATATCCTCGCGCTGGCGACCCTGCCGTTCCGCTCCGACATCGCCCGCGAGCGCTTTCGTCAGGCACAATTGCGCGCGGCGCTGGCGACGCTGCGGCTCGCCGCCGATGTGCGGCGCGCTTACGTCCGCGCGGTTGCCGGAAACGAAATGGTGGCCCTGCTGACGGATGCGAAGGCGACGGCCGAATCGACCGCACGGCTCGCGGTCAAGCTCGGCGAGACCGGTTCGGTCAACAAGCTCGACCAGGCTCGCGAGCAGGTGTTCTACGCCGAAACCACCGCGGACCTCGCCACCGCGCGCCAGACGGCGACCAGCGCGCGCGAAAAACTGGCGCGGCTGATGGGACTATGGGACGACGGTCTCGATTTCCGCCTGCCCAGCGCGCTGCCGTCGCTGCCCCGCCAGCCGCAAGCCCTGCCCTCGATCGAGGCCGATGCCGTCGCCCATCGCATCGATTTGCAGATCGCGCGGCTCGAGCTCACGGCGCTGGCGAAATCGCTAGACCTCACCGAGGCGACACGCTTCGTCACGTTGCTCGATCTCGCCGGCATCTCTCGCCGCACCCAGGATCCGGAAGGGTCGCCGTTCCGCGAGCGCGGTTTCGACGTGCAGTTCCAGATCCCGATTTTCGACGGGGGCGAAGTCCGGGTGCGGCAGGCCGCGGAGACCTACAATCTCGCCTTCAATCGTCTGACCGAGCGAGCGGTGAATGTCCGCTCGGAGGCACGCGATGCCTACCGGGTCTATCGCTCGACTTACGACATCGCCAGCCATTATCAGCGGGAGATCCTGCCCTTGCGCAAGATTATCACAGAGGAGATGCAGCTGCGCTTCTCCAGCATGCAGGTCGACATTTTTGCGCTTCTGACGGAGGCGCGCCAGCGCCTCGCCTCACTGCGCGGCGCGATCGACGCCAGGCAAAACTTCTTCCTCGCCCAGTCCGGGTTGCAGACCGCCGTCAACGGTGGCGGCGCGGCTGCGTCCGGCGGCGACGATCCCACCAATATCGCCGCGGCAGCACCTGCCGATGGCGATCACTGA
- a CDS encoding cupredoxin domain-containing protein: MKNTIKLALALTALSAAPALAHEGHDHHGFSAGEPGDPNKPARTIAIAMSEMSYEPSNIDVKRGEQIRFVLRNVGKEDHEFLLATTKENLAHAEVMKKHPHMEHDDPNGVRLAPNKTAEIVWKFTKSGTFEFSCLIPDHRDYGMVGHVTVK, encoded by the coding sequence ATGAAGAATACGATCAAACTCGCTCTCGCGCTGACCGCGCTCTCGGCCGCGCCCGCCCTGGCGCACGAGGGTCATGATCATCACGGCTTCTCGGCCGGCGAGCCCGGCGATCCCAACAAGCCGGCGCGCACTATCGCGATCGCGATGAGCGAGATGTCCTATGAGCCGTCGAACATCGACGTGAAGCGCGGCGAGCAGATCCGCTTCGTGCTGCGCAATGTCGGCAAGGAGGATCACGAATTCCTGCTCGCCACCACGAAGGAAAATCTCGCACATGCCGAGGTGATGAAGAAACACCCACATATGGAGCACGACGATCCGAACGGAGTGCGGCTGGCACCGAACAAGACGGCCGAGATCGTCTGGAAGTTCACCAAATCGGGCACGTTCGAATTTTCCTGCCTGATTCCCGACCATCGCGACTACGGCATGGTCGGCCACGTCACCGTGAAATGA
- a CDS encoding TetR/AcrR family transcriptional regulator, translated as MDDHTDQTRKPRADAVRNRERVLEAAKLVFNAGGPEASLEAVAKRAGVGIGTLYRHFPTREDLFEAVYRREVEQLSELAEQLKSATDPVDALRRWLRSGVEFVATKKGMVAALALAVQSGSELHAFSFERLTKAIGSLLDRAAAAGAMRADISPEDLLRAFFGMCYMHDQPGWQSSVLRMLDVFVDGLRVQPVAKAKTRIKTRIKTRTVKPAKAGVKRKR; from the coding sequence ATGGACGACCACACCGACCAGACCCGAAAGCCCCGCGCCGATGCCGTGCGCAATCGCGAGCGCGTGCTCGAAGCGGCCAAGCTCGTGTTCAACGCGGGCGGCCCGGAGGCGAGCCTGGAAGCCGTGGCCAAACGCGCCGGGGTCGGCATCGGCACGCTGTACCGGCATTTCCCGACGCGCGAGGATCTGTTCGAGGCCGTTTACCGGCGCGAGGTCGAACAGCTCAGCGAGCTCGCCGAGCAGTTGAAGAGTGCCACGGACCCGGTCGACGCGCTTCGGCGCTGGCTGCGGTCGGGCGTCGAATTCGTCGCCACCAAGAAGGGCATGGTGGCAGCGCTGGCACTCGCGGTGCAGAGCGGGTCCGAGTTGCATGCCTTCTCCTTTGAACGCCTGACCAAGGCGATCGGCTCGCTGCTCGATCGCGCGGCTGCGGCCGGCGCGATGCGCGCCGATATCAGTCCCGAAGACTTGCTGCGCGCATTCTTCGGTATGTGCTACATGCACGACCAGCCCGGCTGGCAGTCCTCGGTGCTGCGAATGCTCGACGTATTCGTGGACGGACTGCGCGTGCAGCCCGTCGCAAAGGCCAAGACACGTATCAAGACGCGTATCAAGACGCGCACGGTCAAGCCCGCGAAGGCGGGGGTGAAACGGAAGCGGTAG
- a CDS encoding DUF4864 domain-containing protein — protein sequence MRIAALVVALAFAFSPVGARADDVSAAQDVIRAQEQALMHDDAAAAYSYAAPAIKQIFPAPDIFMSMVQNGYAPVYRHKSFEFGDSKTEGGSVAQRVHIIDANGEAWEALYTLEQQADGSYKITGCSLLKAGQAV from the coding sequence ATGCGCATTGCAGCCCTGGTCGTTGCCCTCGCTTTTGCCTTCAGCCCCGTCGGCGCACGCGCTGACGATGTTTCGGCGGCTCAAGACGTGATCCGCGCCCAGGAACAGGCCCTCATGCATGACGACGCTGCGGCCGCCTATTCCTATGCCGCACCGGCGATCAAGCAGATTTTCCCGGCACCCGACATCTTCATGTCGATGGTGCAGAACGGCTACGCGCCGGTCTACCGCCACAAGAGCTTCGAGTTCGGCGACAGCAAGACCGAGGGCGGCTCGGTTGCCCAGCGCGTTCACATCATCGATGCCAATGGCGAAGCCTGGGAAGCGCTTTACACGTTGGAGCAGCAGGCAGACGGAAGCTACAAGATCACCGGCTGCTCGCTGCTGAAAGCGGGGCAGGCGGTTTAA
- a CDS encoding (2Fe-2S)-binding protein: MNHSISLTVNGARRDFVLDDPRVTLLDLLRERLHLTGTKKGCDRGQCGACTILLDGKRVNSCLALAISHDGAEILTIEGVARGDQLHPVQAAFIAHDGLQCGFCTPGQIMSAIGMMQEAQAGNDPERIRECMSGNLCRCGAYAGIVDAVLEAQAGADETNQRRSA, from the coding sequence ATGAACCACTCCATCAGCCTCACCGTGAACGGTGCACGGCGCGACTTCGTCCTCGACGATCCTCGCGTCACGCTGCTCGATCTCCTGCGTGAGCGCCTCCATCTCACAGGAACCAAGAAAGGATGCGACCGCGGCCAGTGCGGCGCCTGCACCATTCTTCTCGACGGCAAGCGCGTCAATTCATGCCTGGCTCTGGCCATCAGTCATGATGGTGCCGAGATCCTCACCATCGAAGGCGTCGCGCGTGGCGACCAGCTTCATCCCGTCCAGGCGGCCTTCATCGCCCACGACGGACTCCAGTGCGGCTTCTGCACGCCCGGCCAGATCATGAGTGCGATCGGCATGATGCAGGAAGCCCAGGCCGGCAATGATCCCGAACGCATCCGCGAGTGCATGAGCGGCAATCTCTGCCGTTGCGGCGCCTATGCCGGCATCGTTGATGCCGTGCTCGAGGCGCAGGCTGGTGCCGACGAAACCAACCAGAGGCGCTCAGCATGA
- a CDS encoding MFS transporter: MVQTVHAPNHPGQTSASFTPDSRQAWVRLLLALATGSIGSVGMWAVVVVIPVVQAEFAASRGAVSLAFTLMMFGFGLGGVIAGKITDRFGIVPAMAISIAFLGIANVLAGLSTQLWQFVSAYFLIGLGTSATFAPLMAEASHWFERYRGLAVTIVASGNYVAGTIWPPIVSYGLNTVGWRTTHIGIGLVCASLMAVLVLVLRAQMGDDKVRNHANAPPPRVDLKLSTNTLTVLLSIASISCCVAMAMPQVHIVAYCGDLGYGVARGAEMLSLMMACGIVSRIGSGYLADKIGGIRTLLLGSLAQGFALVFYLFFDSLTSLYLISAMFGLFQGGIVPSYAIIVREAMPASEAATRVGIVIFASVVGMSFGGWVSGIIFDATGSYGAAFANGVAWNALNVGIVLTLLIRSRMNTTRAGTSFAT, translated from the coding sequence ATCGTCCAAACCGTGCACGCGCCAAATCACCCTGGACAGACATCTGCCTCATTCACCCCTGACTCGCGTCAGGCCTGGGTGCGGCTCTTGCTCGCACTGGCGACCGGCTCGATCGGCAGTGTCGGCATGTGGGCGGTGGTCGTGGTGATTCCCGTCGTGCAGGCCGAATTCGCTGCCTCACGAGGCGCGGTGTCGCTCGCCTTCACGCTCATGATGTTCGGCTTCGGCCTCGGCGGCGTGATTGCAGGCAAGATCACCGATCGCTTCGGCATCGTGCCGGCGATGGCAATCAGTATCGCCTTCCTCGGCATCGCCAACGTGCTGGCCGGGCTGTCGACGCAGCTTTGGCAGTTCGTGTCGGCCTACTTTCTCATTGGTCTCGGCACCTCGGCGACCTTTGCACCATTGATGGCGGAGGCCTCGCACTGGTTCGAACGCTATCGCGGCCTCGCAGTGACCATCGTGGCGAGCGGCAATTATGTCGCGGGCACGATATGGCCACCGATCGTGAGCTACGGCTTGAATACGGTGGGCTGGCGCACGACCCATATCGGTATTGGGCTCGTCTGTGCGAGCCTGATGGCCGTGCTGGTGCTGGTCCTGCGCGCGCAGATGGGCGACGACAAGGTCCGCAATCACGCCAACGCGCCGCCGCCGCGCGTCGATCTGAAACTCTCGACCAACACGCTGACGGTTCTGCTCTCGATCGCCAGCATTTCCTGCTGCGTCGCCATGGCGATGCCGCAGGTGCATATCGTCGCCTATTGCGGCGATCTCGGCTACGGCGTGGCGCGGGGCGCCGAGATGCTGTCGCTGATGATGGCCTGCGGCATCGTCAGCCGCATCGGCTCGGGCTATCTCGCCGACAAGATCGGCGGCATCCGCACGCTGCTGCTCGGGTCGCTGGCACAAGGCTTTGCGCTGGTGTTCTATCTGTTCTTCGACAGCCTCACCTCGCTCTATCTGATCTCCGCGATGTTCGGCCTGTTCCAGGGCGGCATCGTGCCGAGCTACGCGATCATCGTGCGCGAGGCGATGCCGGCGAGCGAAGCGGCAACCCGCGTCGGCATCGTGATCTTCGCCTCCGTGGTCGGCATGTCCTTCGGCGGCTGGGTGTCCGGCATCATCTTCGATGCCACCGGCTCCTACGGCGCGGCGTTCGCCAACGGCGTGGCCTGGAATGCCCTCAATGTCGGCATTGTCTTGACGCTGCTGATCCGCTCGCGCATGAACACGACGAGGGCGGGGACAAGCTTCGCGACTTGA
- a CDS encoding copper-binding protein encodes MKPIIRITAALALTLGLTMGALAQAATISGEVKKIDEGAGKITLKHGAAKSLGMDEPMTMVYRVKDPGMLKQVKVGDKVTFEAEEAASGYTVTRLQKAK; translated from the coding sequence ATGAAGCCGATCATCCGCATCACCGCAGCGCTCGCGCTGACGCTGGGCCTGACCATGGGCGCGCTGGCGCAAGCCGCCACCATCAGCGGTGAGGTCAAGAAAATCGACGAAGGTGCCGGCAAGATCACCCTCAAGCACGGCGCCGCAAAAAGCCTCGGCATGGACGAGCCCATGACCATGGTCTACCGCGTCAAGGATCCCGGCATGCTCAAGCAGGTGAAGGTCGGCGACAAGGTGACCTTCGAAGCCGAGGAGGCCGCGTCGGGGTACACCGTGACCAGGCTGCAAAAGGCGAAATAG
- the lspA gene encoding signal peptidase II: MSLAPSRRWIFLIIAVVLLDQGTKQLVVGLLEPDRPMIILAPGALPSIDFLLSYNKGVSFSFLRLAGDAQRWPLVGLSLLACGILAWWLRRLPPTQPILATGLALIIGGALGNMLDRARIGSVIDFVHLSYRASSFAVFNLADTAITLGAIATVTSLMLEAA; this comes from the coding sequence ATGTCGCTGGCGCCGTCACGCCGGTGGATCTTTCTGATCATTGCCGTCGTGCTGCTGGATCAGGGCACCAAGCAGCTCGTCGTCGGCTTGCTGGAGCCGGATCGACCGATGATCATCCTTGCCCCCGGCGCATTGCCGTCGATCGACTTTCTACTGTCCTACAACAAAGGCGTGTCGTTCAGTTTCCTGCGGCTCGCCGGCGATGCGCAGCGCTGGCCGCTGGTGGGCCTGTCGCTCCTCGCTTGCGGAATATTGGCCTGGTGGCTCCGCCGCCTGCCGCCAACCCAGCCGATTCTCGCCACTGGACTGGCCCTGATCATCGGCGGCGCGCTCGGCAACATGCTGGACCGCGCCCGGATCGGCTCGGTCATCGACTTCGTCCATCTGTCCTACCGGGCCTCGTCGTTCGCCGTTTTCAACCTCGCCGACACGGCCATCACCTTGGGCGCCATCGCGACCGTGACGTCCTTGATGCTGGAGGCGGCTTAA